Below is a genomic region from Candidatus Anaeroferrophillus wilburensis.
GCCGATCGTTACCTGCTCCAGGTGGTGTTCAGCAATCTTTTCAACAACGCTCTTAAATATGGCATCCCTGAAGGCAAGATATCATATGGTGTCACCGCCTACGACGATGGTCTTCAGTTCCATGTCTGGAATGAAGGAACCGGGATTGCCGATGATAAGATCAATAAGGTGTTTCAAAAATTTCAGCGACTGAAAGATCAGAATATTCCTGAACAGAAAGGCATCGGTCTGGGACTCTACAACGTCAAGGAGATTGTCGAACTCCATGGCGGCAAAATCTGGGTTGAAAGCGAATACGGCCAATGGGCTGATTTTATTTTCCGGCTGCCACGAGTGGTATCGGAATCCCATTGACCTGCACGGCCATTATGTACTACGGTTTTGCAAACAATCTACTGTCTTGAGCATGGAGAGGAGGTCTGCAGATGGAAATGTTTTCATTGGCCCGTAAATTTCTGCTGATGGGGGTAGGGGCACTGTCGCTGACCGAAGAACGTCTAGAGCAGCTTATTGCCTCAATGGTCAAAAAAGGGGAGATCAGCAGCCAGGAGGGGCGTGAGTTGGTTGAAGAACTGCTTGCCAAAATAAAACAGGAGAAAGATGCTTTTTCGGAAAAGATCAAAAAGGAACTGGACAGCCTGATGGCCAGAATAGATGCACCAAAACGCAGTGAACTTGAGGCCTTGAAAAAAAGAATCGAAGAACTGGAAACAAAAATTGCTTCCCACCAGCATGCTTCTGACTGATGGGTGGCTATGGATATCCTGCAGATTGACCGCACATACCGAAACATCAAACGATACCGCCAGATTATCGGTGTCTTTATCAGTTATGGCTTTGGCGGCATCATTGAACAGCTCAACATTGACTATTATCTGGCCCTGGGGAAAAGCATTGTCACCCTGAACAAGGGCGGCCGCAAAAAACTCATCCGCTACACCAAAGCCCAGCGCCTCAGGATGGCTCTTGAGGAACTGGGACCCACGTTCGTTAAGCTGGGGCAGCTGCTGTCAACCCGTCCCGATCTTATTCCTCCTTCGATCGTTAATGAATTAAAACATCTCCAGGACCAGGTGTCGCCCTTTCCCTATGCCGATGTTGTGCAGGTGATTGAATCATCGTTGGCGCGGCCCCTTGCTGAAATGTTTCCGGAATTCAACCGGGAGCCGGTGGCTGCCGCGTCCATGTCTCAAGTTCACCAGGCCAGGCTGGCTACCGGCGAGCTGGTGGCCGTCAAAATTCAGCGGCCGGGAATTACCCAGACCATTGAGACCGACATCGATATCATGATGAGCCTGGCCTATCTGATCGCCAAACATATCCCGGAATTGCAACTCTATGATCCGGTGGGAATTGTCAAGGAGTTTGCCAAAACCATCCGCAAGGAGCTTGATTTTCAGGTTGAAGGGCGGCACCTTGACCGCTTTGGCCAGAATTTTGCTGATGATCCGACAGTGAGCATCACCAGTGTGCACTGGCCGTTCACCGCCCGGGAAGTCTTGACCATGGGCTGGATTGAGGGGGTTAAAATCAGTGAGCGCCAGGCTTTGATTGATGCCGGTCTTGATCCGAAAATAGTCGCCCGGAACGGCGCCACCCTGGTTTTGCGCCAGGTACTGGAGTTCGGCATTTTCCACGGCGACCCCCATCCGGGAAATCTGTTCGTGCTGCCCGGCAATGTCATCGCCCCCCTTGATTTCGGCATTGTCGGCCACCTGGACGAAGAACAGAACCACCTGGTGCTTGACCTGCTGATGGCGGTTATCAACCGCGACATCCGGCGGTTGACCAATGTCCTCTCAGCGGTCGGGGTTATCGATGAAGACCGGATCAATATGCGGGAGCTGCGGGCCGATCTCTACGATTTTGTCGACCGCTACTACAATATTCCCCTGCAGCAGATCGAGGTGGGGTCGCTGATCAGGGATTTCATCGCCATTACCAGCCATCATCACATCCGTTTTCTGCCCGACATGATGCTGCTCCTCAAGGCCCTGATGACCATTGAAAGCGTCGGCCGCAGCCTCGATCCTGATTTTGACATGATCAGCCATGCAACCCCTTTTGTCAAACAGCTGCTCACCAGGAAGATGTCGCCGGAATATCTTGCCAAGGTGGTCTGGAGGCGGGTGCAGGAATTTCAGTCACTGGTGGAGATGCTGCCACGGGAAACCCAGGAGATCATTAAAAAACTCAGCAAGGGCAAACTGAAGATCGAGTTTGAGCATGTGGGGCTTGACCCCCTGGGCAAAAATCTCGACCGGATCACCAACCGCCTGTCGTTCAGCCTGATTATTTCCGCCACCATCGTCGCCTCGTCGCTGATCATGCAGACCAATACCGGCTTCATGTTCATGGGCTATCCGGTGCTGGGGATTATCGGCTACCTGGTGGCCGGCGGCCTGGGGTTCTGGCTGGCGATTGCCATCCTGAGATCGGGAAGAATATGATCCTGCGCTTCCGGTATGGTAAGCTCTCAGGGCATGGTTGCCGCTCATTCTCGCCGGCCATTCATGGCCAGTTCTGAGGTGTCAGCCGCGAATCACCATCCAGGTGGTTCGTCCGGCGCATAACCTCTGGCAACGATACCGTGGCAGCTCTAAGCAATGGTTCAGCTCTGGCTGCCGGATCAGGCAGGGGAGAGCAGCTGGTCCTTGATATATTTTTTTACTATGGGCGTGCTGGCTGGCAGGATGGCAAATCTTGACGGCAGCTGCTCGATGCCCTGGAGGGAAACCGGGACCGGCGGCGGAAAGCCGATCGCTTTCTCCACCGCCTGCGGAAACTTCGCCGGGTGGGCGGTGGCCAGGCAGATGGTAGTCACCCGGTCGCTGGTACGGGGTGGATTGAGCTTGCGGGCAACCTGAACGCCGACCGCGGTATGGGGATCGAGGATATAGCCGGTCTGTTGGTAGAACTCGGCGATGGTGGCAATGTTTTCCTCGTTGCTGGAATACCCGCTGGCAAAATCTGTCTGTACCCGGGCGAACCGGTGGTTGCCGATGGCAATCCTGCCACTCTCCTGAAGCTCTGCAAACACCTTGCAGATTGCGGCCGAATCACCGTCAAGAAGATAGTAGAGATAGCGTTCAAAATTGCTGGCCACCTGGATATCCATTGATGGACTCCAGGTGGGCACCACCTGACTGCGTTCGTAGACCCCCGAGGCGATGAAGTGGGAAAGGATGTTGTTTTCGTTGCTGGCCAGGATCAGCCGGCGGATCGGCAGGCCCATCTGTTTGGCCAGGTAGCCGGCAAAAATGTTGCCGAAATTGCCCGTGGGCACGACAATGTCGACAACCTCTCTCGCCGCCGCCGGCAGTTGCAGGTAGGCGGTGAAATAGTAGACGATCTGGGCCATGATCCGGGCCCAGTTGATGGAATTGACCGCCCCCAGATGAAACTCCCGTTTGAAGTCAAGATCGGCAAAAATCTCCTTGACGATTCGCTGGCCATCATCAAACGTTCCTTCAACGGCGACATTGAAAACGTTGTCATCAAGCACCGAAGTCATCTGTTTTTCCTGGATCGGGCTGACTTTGCCGTGGGGGTGGAGAATGAAGATGTTGATATGCTTTTTGCCGCGAACACCGTAGATGGCTGCACTGCCGGTATCACCGGAGGTGGCGCCGAGGATGTTCAGCTCCTGCTGCCGGTCGGCCAGCAGGCGGGCGAACAGATTGCCCAGCAGTGAGAGGGCGATATCCTTGAAGGCCAGGGTTTGGCCGTGAAAAAGCTCCAGAATATAGAGATCCCCCTTTTTGACCAGCGGAGCAACCAGGGGGTTGGTGAAGGTAGCATAGCTCGTTTTGACCAGTTCCGCCAGGACGTCGGCCGCCAGACAGTCACCCACATAGGGCTGAAAAATCCTCAGGGCCAGCTGCTGGTAGGAAAGTTTTCCCAGCTGCTCCAGCTCGCCGGCAGAAAAGACAGGAATCTCCTCCGGCAGCAGGAGACCGCCATCCGCCGCCAGCCCCATCATCACTGCATCGACAAAGGAAATCGGGGCGATGCCGCCCCGAGTACTGATATAGTTCATCGGTGATATCCTTCTCTCGGTCAACGGGCTGAAAACTCATGGACCGCGTCGATCATCGCCTTGGCATGGTCAATGGGGGTGGTGGGTAGAATGCCATGGCCGAGATTGAAGATATGGCCCGGCCGACCGGCGGCCTGATCGAGAATCCCCTTGACCCGTTTCCTGATCTCCCCGATGGGGGCAAAAAGGGTGATGGGATCGATATTGCCCTGGATGCCGCGATCCTCGCCGATGATTTTCCAGGCAGTGGCCAGGTCAATACGCCAGTCGATGCCGAGGATATCGCCGCCGGCATCGCGGACCAGATCAAGAAACGTAGCTGCCTGGTTGGCGAAATGGATCATGGGAACATTGTAGGGCGCCAGCGCCTGGAAAATTTTTTGGCTGTAGGGGAAGACATACTCGCGATAATCAGCCGGATTCAGGCAGCCGACCCAGCTGTCGAACAGCTGAATGACCTGGGCGCCGGCTTCAATCTGGGCTGACAGGTAGGAGATGACCACCGCCGTAATTTTATCCATCAGGCGATGAAACAGCTCAGGCTCGGCATACATCATCGTTTTGATATGCTGATACTGTTTGGACCCGCCTCCCTCAACCAGGTAGCTGGCCAGGGTGAACGGTGCGCCGGAAAAGCCGATCAGCGGCACTTTGCCGGTCAGTTCCCGGCGCAGCATCCCGATGGCTTCCATTACGAAAG
It encodes:
- a CDS encoding threonine synthase; translation: MNYISTRGGIAPISFVDAVMMGLAADGGLLLPEEIPVFSAGELEQLGKLSYQQLALRIFQPYVGDCLAADVLAELVKTSYATFTNPLVAPLVKKGDLYILELFHGQTLAFKDIALSLLGNLFARLLADRQQELNILGATSGDTGSAAIYGVRGKKHINIFILHPHGKVSPIQEKQMTSVLDDNVFNVAVEGTFDDGQRIVKEIFADLDFKREFHLGAVNSINWARIMAQIVYYFTAYLQLPAAAREVVDIVVPTGNFGNIFAGYLAKQMGLPIRRLILASNENNILSHFIASGVYERSQVVPTWSPSMDIQVASNFERYLYYLLDGDSAAICKVFAELQESGRIAIGNHRFARVQTDFASGYSSNEENIATIAEFYQQTGYILDPHTAVGVQVARKLNPPRTSDRVTTICLATAHPAKFPQAVEKAIGFPPPVPVSLQGIEQLPSRFAILPASTPIVKKYIKDQLLSPA
- a CDS encoding ubiquinone biosynthesis protein UbiB — its product is MDILQIDRTYRNIKRYRQIIGVFISYGFGGIIEQLNIDYYLALGKSIVTLNKGGRKKLIRYTKAQRLRMALEELGPTFVKLGQLLSTRPDLIPPSIVNELKHLQDQVSPFPYADVVQVIESSLARPLAEMFPEFNREPVAAASMSQVHQARLATGELVAVKIQRPGITQTIETDIDIMMSLAYLIAKHIPELQLYDPVGIVKEFAKTIRKELDFQVEGRHLDRFGQNFADDPTVSITSVHWPFTAREVLTMGWIEGVKISERQALIDAGLDPKIVARNGATLVLRQVLEFGIFHGDPHPGNLFVLPGNVIAPLDFGIVGHLDEEQNHLVLDLLMAVINRDIRRLTNVLSAVGVIDEDRINMRELRADLYDFVDRYYNIPLQQIEVGSLIRDFIAITSHHHIRFLPDMMLLLKALMTIESVGRSLDPDFDMISHATPFVKQLLTRKMSPEYLAKVVWRRVQEFQSLVEMLPRETQEIIKKLSKGKLKIEFEHVGLDPLGKNLDRITNRLSFSLIISATIVASSLIMQTNTGFMFMGYPVLGIIGYLVAGGLGFWLAIAILRSGRI
- the hemE gene encoding uroporphyrinogen decarboxylase, giving the protein MENSRFLQACRRQAVDCTPVWMMRQAGRYLPEYRALREKYSFWQMCKQPELAVEVTLQPLRRMELDAAILFSDILVPLEGMGAGFEFIESRGPVLDHPIRTAADVDRLTVIDAREVVPFVMEAIGMLRRELTGKVPLIGFSGAPFTLASYLVEGGGSKQYQHIKTMMYAEPELFHRLMDKITAVVISYLSAQIEAGAQVIQLFDSWVGCLNPADYREYVFPYSQKIFQALAPYNVPMIHFANQAATFLDLVRDAGGDILGIDWRIDLATAWKIIGEDRGIQGNIDPITLFAPIGEIRKRVKGILDQAAGRPGHIFNLGHGILPTTPIDHAKAMIDAVHEFSAR